From Vigna unguiculata cultivar IT97K-499-35 chromosome 5, ASM411807v1, whole genome shotgun sequence, the proteins below share one genomic window:
- the LOC114183387 gene encoding thymidylate kinase isoform X2, with translation MENNLNSSTGGKMESRGALVVLEGLDRSGKSSQCSRLVSLLEGQGISAELWRFPDRTTNVGQMISAYLSNTSQLDDHTIHLLFSANRWEKRSLMETKLKTGKTLIVDRYSYSGVAFSSAKGLDIEWCKAPEIGLLAPDVVVYLDISPEKAAERGGYGGERYEKLEFQKKVADCYKVLHDVSWKVVDGCQSMEDVEKQLQEIVLDCVIECGKGKLLSTLWSK, from the exons ATGGAAAATAATCTTAATAGTAGCACAGGGGGAAAAATGGAGTCTAGGGGTGCCTTGGTTGTCCTAGAAGGCCTGGATCGTTCTGGGAAATCTTCTCAGTGTAGCAGACTAGTGTCCTTGTTGGAGGGACAAGGGATCTCTGCTGAATTATGGAGATTTCCTGACAGAACTACAAATGTTGGGCAAATGATATCTGCTTATCTTAGTAACACATCTCAGTTGGATGATCATACTATTCATCTCCTCTTCAGTGCTAATCGTTGGGAAAAGAG GTCATTGATGGAAACAAAACTGAAAACCGGAAAAACTCTCATTGTTGACCGTTATTCTTATTCTGGGGTGGCTTTCTCATCTGCCAAGGGACTTGATATTGAGTGGTGCAAG GCCCCAGAGATTGGTTTGCTGGCACCAGATGTGGTAGTATACCTTGACATATCTCCGGAG AAAGCTGCGGAAAGAGGAGGGTATGGAGGTGAGAGATATGAAAAACTGGAGTTTCAGAAGAAAGTTGCTGATTGTTACAAAGTTCTTCATGATGTATCCTGGAAG GTTGTTGATGGTTGCCAATCCATGGAAGATGTGGAGAAACAGTTGCAGGAGATTGTACTTGATTGTGTAATAGAATGTGGGAAGGGGAAGCTCCTTTCCACCTTGTGGTCGAAATAG
- the LOC114183387 gene encoding thymidylate kinase isoform X1 codes for MIYGTCVTASKSQIFRALVLQKSLNSRVKFFSKCFPSKIRMENNLNSSTGGKMESRGALVVLEGLDRSGKSSQCSRLVSLLEGQGISAELWRFPDRTTNVGQMISAYLSNTSQLDDHTIHLLFSANRWEKRSLMETKLKTGKTLIVDRYSYSGVAFSSAKGLDIEWCKAPEIGLLAPDVVVYLDISPEKAAERGGYGGERYEKLEFQKKVADCYKVLHDVSWKVVDGCQSMEDVEKQLQEIVLDCVIECGKGKLLSTLWSK; via the exons ATGATCTATGGAACTTGTGTCACAGCTTCCAAGTCACA GATTTTCAGAGCACTAGTGTTGCAGAAGTCATTGAATTCTCGTGTAAAATTCTTTTCCAAGTGCTTTCCAAGCAAGATAAGAATGGAAAATAATCTTAATAGTAGCACAGGGGGAAAAATGGAGTCTAGGGGTGCCTTGGTTGTCCTAGAAGGCCTGGATCGTTCTGGGAAATCTTCTCAGTGTAGCAGACTAGTGTCCTTGTTGGAGGGACAAGGGATCTCTGCTGAATTATGGAGATTTCCTGACAGAACTACAAATGTTGGGCAAATGATATCTGCTTATCTTAGTAACACATCTCAGTTGGATGATCATACTATTCATCTCCTCTTCAGTGCTAATCGTTGGGAAAAGAG GTCATTGATGGAAACAAAACTGAAAACCGGAAAAACTCTCATTGTTGACCGTTATTCTTATTCTGGGGTGGCTTTCTCATCTGCCAAGGGACTTGATATTGAGTGGTGCAAG GCCCCAGAGATTGGTTTGCTGGCACCAGATGTGGTAGTATACCTTGACATATCTCCGGAG AAAGCTGCGGAAAGAGGAGGGTATGGAGGTGAGAGATATGAAAAACTGGAGTTTCAGAAGAAAGTTGCTGATTGTTACAAAGTTCTTCATGATGTATCCTGGAAG GTTGTTGATGGTTGCCAATCCATGGAAGATGTGGAGAAACAGTTGCAGGAGATTGTACTTGATTGTGTAATAGAATGTGGGAAGGGGAAGCTCCTTTCCACCTTGTGGTCGAAATAG